The Streptomyces sp. NBC_01197 genome window below encodes:
- a CDS encoding amidohydrolase: protein MDEQLTIIYPARIVRTMDPARPEAEAVAVRGARIRAVGSVAELREFPEAVVDDRYADKVLLPGFVEAHSHAGSGGMWEHAYVGRFERTSPDGRLWPGCATVADILERLRVAERQLPADPAVPLLAWGLDPIYYPGETVLARELDTVSTVRPVHVLHANGHLAAVNSAALKIGGVDHATQVEGVVKHADGTPTGELREWAAMSLVQQKIGGGITGGITAEAIRNFGQDAVNTGTTTVTDLGSAQLMSDETMAPYLEAVTEDFPARLSVFHFGAGKGGVMPAEAAARLLELRERSTGKLRMGHVKLMLDGSIQGFTARLQEPGYLGGRPNGIWIVSPTEFESALSAYHRAGLLVHVHCNGDQATELFLNTMEKVLVAHPRPDHRHTVTHSQMTTPAQYKRMAALGMCANIFANHIWAWGDQHIDVTVGPDRAGRMNATATALRCGVPFSLHCDTPVTPLSPLATVKHAVTRRTVSGRIMGVHERITAAQALNAVTLGGAYLLKMDHQAGSVEPGKFADLAVLGADPLAVPADEIGEIDVLGTVVGGTHHASTVRGA from the coding sequence GTGGACGAGCAGCTGACCATCATCTATCCGGCCAGGATTGTGCGCACCATGGACCCGGCGCGGCCGGAGGCCGAGGCCGTAGCGGTGCGCGGCGCCCGCATCCGCGCGGTCGGCTCCGTTGCCGAACTGCGCGAATTCCCGGAGGCCGTGGTGGACGACCGCTACGCCGACAAGGTGCTGCTGCCCGGGTTCGTCGAAGCCCACAGCCACGCCGGTTCCGGCGGGATGTGGGAGCACGCCTACGTCGGGCGGTTCGAACGGACCTCCCCGGACGGCCGGTTGTGGCCGGGCTGCGCGACGGTCGCCGACATCCTGGAGCGGTTGCGCGTCGCCGAGCGGCAGCTGCCGGCCGATCCGGCGGTACCGCTGCTGGCCTGGGGACTCGACCCGATCTACTACCCCGGCGAGACGGTGCTGGCGCGCGAGCTGGACACGGTTTCCACCGTCCGGCCGGTCCATGTCCTGCACGCCAACGGGCACTTGGCGGCGGTCAACTCGGCCGCGCTCAAGATCGGTGGCGTGGACCACGCCACCCAGGTGGAGGGCGTGGTCAAGCACGCCGACGGCACGCCGACCGGGGAACTCCGGGAATGGGCGGCCATGTCGCTGGTGCAGCAGAAGATCGGTGGCGGCATCACCGGCGGGATCACCGCCGAGGCGATCCGCAACTTCGGCCAGGACGCGGTGAACACCGGCACCACCACGGTGACCGACCTCGGCTCGGCGCAGCTGATGTCGGACGAGACGATGGCGCCGTACCTGGAAGCGGTGACCGAGGACTTCCCGGCCCGGCTTTCGGTCTTCCACTTCGGCGCGGGCAAGGGCGGGGTGATGCCCGCCGAAGCCGCCGCCAGACTGCTCGAACTGCGTGAGCGCAGCACCGGCAAACTGCGGATGGGGCACGTCAAGCTGATGCTCGACGGCTCCATCCAGGGCTTCACCGCCCGGCTGCAGGAGCCCGGTTACCTGGGCGGCCGGCCCAACGGGATCTGGATCGTCTCGCCCACCGAGTTCGAGTCCGCGCTGAGCGCCTACCACCGGGCCGGTCTGCTGGTGCACGTGCACTGCAACGGCGACCAGGCCACCGAACTCTTCCTGAACACCATGGAGAAAGTCCTCGTCGCGCATCCGCGCCCGGACCACCGGCACACCGTCACCCACTCGCAGATGACCACCCCCGCGCAGTACAAGCGGATGGCGGCGCTGGGCATGTGCGCCAACATCTTCGCCAACCACATCTGGGCCTGGGGGGACCAGCACATCGACGTCACCGTCGGCCCGGACCGCGCCGGCCGGATGAACGCCACGGCCACCGCGCTGCGCTGCGGCGTACCGTTCTCGCTGCACTGCGATACGCCGGTCACACCGCTGTCGCCGCTGGCGACGGTCAAGCACGCGGTGACCCGGCGTACCGTGTCCGGCCGGATCATGGGCGTTCATGAGCGCATCACCGCCGCACAGGCGCTGAACGCGGTCACCCTGGGCGGGGCCTACCTGCTGAAGATGGACCATCAGGCCGGCTCGGTGGAGCCGGGCAAGTTCGCCGACCTGGCGGTGCTGGGCGCCGACCCGCTGGCCGTCCCGGCCGACGAGATCGGCGAGATCGACGTACTGGGCACCGTCGTCGGCGGAACGCACCACGCTTCGACCGTCCGCGGGGCCTGA
- a CDS encoding PIG-L deacetylase family protein, with product MTEQLEPMPTQWERALAVVAHPDDLEYGCAAAVAGWTDEGREISYLLATRGEAGIDSIEPARCGPLREREQRASAAVVGVGAVEFLDHHDGVIEYGPGLRRDIAAAIRRHRPELVITLNHRDTWGGVAWNTPDHVAVGRAVLDAAGDAGNRWIFPELAARGLQPWNGVRWVAVAGSSSPTHAVDVTGGLERSVRSLLEHRTYIEALTDEDPETYCRTFLTGNATAAAARFGGRPAVTFELFSR from the coding sequence ATGACCGAGCAGCTGGAGCCCATGCCCACGCAGTGGGAGCGCGCACTCGCCGTCGTGGCCCATCCCGACGACCTGGAGTATGGCTGCGCCGCCGCCGTCGCTGGGTGGACGGACGAGGGGCGGGAGATCTCGTACCTCCTCGCCACGCGCGGTGAGGCCGGCATCGACAGCATCGAGCCCGCCCGGTGCGGCCCGCTGCGCGAGCGGGAGCAGCGGGCGAGCGCCGCGGTCGTCGGCGTGGGGGCGGTCGAGTTCCTCGACCACCACGACGGGGTGATCGAGTACGGCCCGGGGCTGCGCCGGGACATCGCCGCCGCCATCCGCAGACACCGCCCCGAGCTGGTCATCACGCTCAACCACCGGGACACCTGGGGCGGTGTCGCCTGGAACACGCCGGACCATGTGGCGGTCGGCCGGGCGGTGCTCGACGCGGCGGGTGACGCCGGGAACCGCTGGATCTTCCCGGAGCTGGCCGCGCGGGGGCTCCAGCCGTGGAACGGGGTGCGCTGGGTGGCGGTCGCCGGATCGTCCTCACCGACGCACGCGGTGGACGTGACCGGCGGTCTTGAGCGTTCGGTGCGTTCCCTGCTCGAACACCGCACGTATATCGAGGCGCTGACCGACGAGGACCCCGAGACGTACTGCCGTACCTTCCTGACCGGAAACGCCACGGCGGCGGCCGCACGGTTCGGCGGCAGGCCCGCGGTCACCTTCGAGCTCTTCTCCCGCTGA
- a CDS encoding alpha/beta fold hydrolase, producing the protein MTRYHQPGLVLTDHRFQVPLDHERPDGEQIELYAREAVASGKEDAGLPWMVYLQGGPGFGANRFHGKQAWLGRAVREFRVLLLDQRGTGSSTPVNRQTLPLRGGPAEQAGYLTHFGADSIVRDCELIRPRLTGGVPWTVLGQSFGGFCAVRYLSAAPEGLAAALITGGLPTLDGHADDVYRAAYPRIARKTAAHYARYPQDIAGARRIAAFLRANRPVLNSGYTLTVEAFQSLGIALGGGDGSHALHYLLEDAFVETPQGPQLSDSFQERVHAALSFAAHPLYALVHEAIYGQDSRPTDWSAERIRAEFPAFDAERALAGDAPLPFTGESVHPWHFEVDPALRPLRETADLLAARTDWPRLYDRDRLAANEVPVAAAVYHDDMYVDTEQALRTARAIRGLRTWVTDEFEHDGLRAGGPRVLDRLLALVRGEI; encoded by the coding sequence ATGACCCGTTACCACCAGCCCGGCCTCGTCCTCACCGACCACCGGTTCCAGGTTCCCCTGGACCACGAGCGGCCGGACGGGGAGCAGATCGAGCTGTACGCCCGCGAGGCCGTCGCATCCGGCAAGGAGGACGCCGGGCTCCCTTGGATGGTCTACCTCCAGGGCGGCCCCGGATTCGGCGCGAACCGGTTCCACGGGAAGCAGGCCTGGCTGGGGCGCGCGGTGCGGGAGTTCCGGGTGCTGCTGCTCGACCAGCGCGGCACCGGATCCTCCACACCCGTCAACCGCCAGACACTTCCGCTGCGCGGCGGCCCCGCCGAGCAGGCCGGCTATCTGACGCACTTCGGCGCCGACTCCATCGTCCGGGACTGCGAGCTCATCCGCCCGCGCCTCACGGGGGGTGTGCCGTGGACCGTGCTGGGCCAGAGCTTCGGCGGGTTCTGCGCCGTCCGCTATCTCTCCGCGGCGCCGGAGGGCCTCGCCGCGGCGCTGATCACCGGTGGTCTCCCCACGCTCGACGGACACGCCGACGATGTCTACCGGGCCGCCTACCCGCGGATCGCCCGTAAGACAGCCGCCCACTACGCCCGCTACCCGCAGGACATCGCCGGCGCCCGCCGGATCGCCGCCTTCCTGCGCGCCAACCGCCCGGTGCTGAACAGCGGCTACACCCTCACCGTCGAGGCCTTCCAGTCCCTGGGCATCGCACTGGGCGGCGGAGACGGCAGCCACGCCCTGCACTACCTCCTGGAGGACGCCTTCGTCGAGACCCCGCAGGGCCCGCAGCTCTCGGACTCCTTCCAGGAGCGGGTGCACGCCGCGCTCTCCTTCGCCGCGCACCCGCTGTACGCGCTGGTCCACGAGGCGATCTACGGCCAGGACAGTCGCCCCACCGACTGGTCGGCCGAGCGGATACGCGCCGAATTCCCCGCCTTCGACGCCGAGCGGGCCCTCGCGGGTGACGCCCCGCTGCCCTTCACCGGCGAGTCCGTGCACCCCTGGCACTTCGAGGTGGACCCGGCCCTGCGCCCGCTGCGCGAGACCGCCGACCTGCTCGCAGCCCGTACGGACTGGCCCCGCCTGTACGACAGGGACCGGCTCGCGGCGAACGAGGTGCCGGTCGCGGCCGCCGTTTACCACGACGACATGTACGTCGACACGGAACAGGCGCTGCGCACCGCGCGGGCCATCCGCGGGCTGCGCACCTGGGTGACCGACGAGTTCGAGCACGACGGGCTCAGGGCCGGCGGACCGCGGGTACTCGACCGGCTGCTCGCACTGGTCCGGGGTGAGATCTGA
- a CDS encoding ABC transporter ATP-binding protein, whose protein sequence is MIEFERVGKVYPDGTTAVDDLSFEVAEGELVTLVGPSGCGKTTTMMMVNRLIEPTSGRIRVDGKDISGIDPVRLRRDIGYVIQQVGLFPHRTVLDNTATVPALVGWKKARARERAAELLDLVGLDPGIYGSRYPSQLSGGQRQRVGVARALAADPPVLLMDEPFGAVDPVVRERLQNEFLKLQATVRKTVLMVTHDIEEAVRMGDRIAVYGEGRIEQFDTPGAVLGTPATPYVAGFVGADRGLKRLSVTRIETDDLEQPPVARHDETAGTVAGRLRAEGARWAVVLRQDGGLHGWAAADSLTGASGAVGPLARRMEAWVPVGAPLKRAFSEMLQHDAGWVAVLDGDRFLGVLTPAKLHEALRRSVDADAHGLARDEVEFTSIADV, encoded by the coding sequence ATGATCGAGTTCGAGCGGGTCGGCAAGGTCTACCCGGACGGCACGACGGCCGTGGACGATCTGTCGTTCGAGGTCGCGGAGGGCGAACTGGTGACCCTCGTCGGCCCGTCGGGGTGCGGCAAGACGACCACGATGATGATGGTGAACCGGCTCATCGAACCGACCTCCGGCCGGATCCGGGTGGACGGCAAGGACATCTCCGGCATCGACCCGGTCCGACTGCGGCGCGATATCGGCTACGTCATCCAGCAGGTGGGCCTCTTCCCGCACCGCACGGTCCTCGACAACACGGCCACCGTGCCCGCCCTGGTCGGCTGGAAGAAGGCCAGGGCCAGGGAGCGCGCCGCCGAACTCCTCGATCTGGTCGGACTCGACCCCGGTATCTACGGGTCCCGGTACCCGTCGCAGCTGTCCGGGGGCCAGCGGCAGCGGGTCGGGGTTGCCAGGGCGCTCGCCGCAGATCCGCCCGTCCTGCTGATGGACGAACCGTTCGGTGCGGTCGACCCCGTGGTGCGCGAGCGGCTGCAGAACGAGTTCCTCAAGCTCCAGGCGACGGTGCGCAAGACAGTGCTGATGGTGACCCACGACATCGAGGAAGCCGTGCGGATGGGCGACCGGATCGCGGTGTACGGGGAGGGGCGCATCGAGCAGTTCGACACCCCGGGAGCGGTCCTCGGTACGCCGGCGACTCCGTACGTGGCCGGGTTCGTGGGCGCCGACCGCGGGCTGAAACGGCTCTCCGTCACCCGGATCGAGACCGACGACCTGGAACAGCCGCCCGTGGCCCGTCACGACGAGACGGCCGGGACCGTCGCCGGACGCCTGCGCGCCGAGGGGGCGCGATGGGCCGTGGTCCTGCGGCAGGACGGCGGACTGCACGGCTGGGCGGCCGCCGACTCCCTCACGGGGGCGAGCGGCGCCGTGGGACCGCTGGCCCGCCGGATGGAGGCCTGGGTTCCGGTGGGGGCGCCGCTGAAGCGGGCCTTCAGTGAGATGTTGCAGCACGACGCCGGGTGGGTGGCGGTGCTGGACGGGGACCGGTTCCTCGGTGTGCTGACTCCGGCCAAACTGCACGAGGCGCTGCGGCGCTCGGTGGACGCGGACGCGCACGGGCTCGCGCGGGACGAGGTGGAGTTCACCTCCATCGCGGACGTGTGA